A window from Carassius gibelio isolate Cgi1373 ecotype wild population from Czech Republic chromosome B3, carGib1.2-hapl.c, whole genome shotgun sequence encodes these proteins:
- the LOC127952348 gene encoding interferon beta-like: protein MDLVETTHSLLENMGGLFPRECLKENVKISFPTSALQSNDSNQNDEGERVYNVFYVIYVSLQNIGVAKAGYKIMEHIDYLFANDSHPESWNQKKVEDFQNIVYRLCIMGRKHERPVDDLPTTGDALKTYFDKLASLLRNKDYSVCAWEVVRKELLLVLKLTLNLTSFCKLF from the exons ATGGATCTCGTGGAAACAACTCACAGTCTACTTGAGAATAtg GGAGGGCTTTTTCCTCGtgaatgtttaaaagaaaatgttaaaataagctTCCCGACATCTGCACTGCAATCAAACGACTCCAATCAG AATGATGAAGGAGAGCGGGTATATAATGTTTTCTATGTTATATATGTTTCTTTGCAGAACATTGGGGTAGCAAAGGCAGGGTATAAAATCATGGAGCACATTGACTACCTGTTTGCTAACGACAGTCATCCAGAATCCTGGAACCAGAAGAAAGTGGAGGATTTCCAGAACATAGTTTATCGTTTATGT ATTATGGGGAGAAAGCACGAGCGACCCGTGGATGATCTTCCCACAACAGGAGATGCTCTGAAAACCTACTTTGATAAACTGGCCTCTCTCCTCAGAAACAAG GACTACAGTGTGTGCGCGTGGGAGGTGGTTCGAAAGGAGCTCCTGCTTGTTCTTAAACTCACGCTTAACCTGACGTCATTCTGTAAATTATTCTGA
- the LOC127953846 gene encoding interferon alpha-4-like — protein MEHIDYLFANDSHPESWNQKKVEDFQNIVYRLCIMGRKHERPVDDLPTTGDALKTYFDKLASLLRNKDYSVCAWEVVRKELLLVLKLTLNLTSFCKLF, from the exons ATGGAGCACATTGACTACCTGTTTGCTAACGACAGTCATCCAGAATCCTGGAACCAGAAGAAAGTGGAGGATTTCCAGAACATAGTTTATCGTTTATGT ATTATGGGGAGAAAGCACGAGCGACCCGTGGATGATCTTCCCACAACAGGAGATGCTCTGAAAACCTACTTTGATAAACTGGCCTCTCTCCTCAGAAACAAG GACTACAGTGTGTGCGCGTGGGAGGTGGTTCGAAAGGAGCTCCTGCTTGTTCTTAAACTCACGCTTAACCTGACGTCATTCTGTAAATTATTCTGA
- the LOC127951826 gene encoding uncharacterized protein LOC127951826 isoform X1: protein MAEQDIGAAEDAMFHADLLLAQMKEKQDEKSAPPNRESKFQWIERDCEGRPLLKRKSRSGKTRMRSSATVLNPCDPAEEVSMVTEQNMSQHLLDSEMQKLQEILATTVEASDGPPSTSSSWSLRQSAAQDEWQKARPYHLDCLLFSRVVKENKCSQCSSPAIIRCRDCMPEEWLCMECDIICHKKLVLHNRESCIDGFYRPIPPTVCCVKENGRCTLKNQVRLLPTVRPDRLCTCDPTNITESAGRVTILVCINGRYDLYLPNLACRVCLSQWTPDRSDLIRSGYWPASVNSETLFSVDVFSTFEEMKTVAPGLSRQGFLRLLEQRTEQFGRSGKIHGDAFQRSFVEYTFCQFLCEKMANVEHFTCPACTPNMLAVSADGNRKLYRFQHSKGSEEPYFEGIFIAKDVDVSSFVEEIRSKAKSTPGKGTCGATQWSAARETARRASKLDEEGLEVAVCRHGVILKGLNMYRGEIFAYPLFLQKELQAATNIHFYCTDISCKYWPYLQKMSVSMPELSPLLQMRPFLSVMHAKAQSTKCEIVWSGRNQEGAGATAGEEVEMVNSFLSRCALTTKYMTKSARNDMLTVHAIGWNRRKHDGLHLALSNRYVKTVRKAEAESQRLENLSRELGCPENMVQQWVHDVRQWATDDSIDVRQDDQHILQRSIEHICMGVYQKKASLYNQTDSNKIRQMRRRKLGEEKRKLFEAIKRYNEQVPEKEGINEQMVESRLSMVGHGSGEDSLIWPWEVHSTESTNILTKKKIFDAYMSKMRLQEEKILILRETRQHCTYLRGLADGIRKLIAEMSGGNRGSLTDEGHCGLQCLLQERLADVEEKIKVVSSRYSLALGPLFPEDWSEEIPEIPDENKGLEYESSEYSDLEDV from the exons ATGGCTGAGCAGGACATTGGTGCAGCAGAGGATGCTATGTTCCATGCAGACCTGCTTTTGGCTCAAATGAAA GAAAAACAAGATGAGAAAAGTGCACCCCCTAACCGGGAGAGTAAATTTCAGTGGATTGAGAGAGACTGTGAAGGTCGTCCACTGCTGAAAAGAAAGAGCAGAAGCGGAAAAACGCGTATGCGTTCTTCAGCTACAG TCCTGAATCCTTGTGACCCAGCTGAGGAGGTATCCATGGTGACAGAACAAAACATGTCTCAACACTTACTTG ACAGTGAGATGCAGAAACTGCAGGAGATTCTGGCAACAACTGTTGAAGCTTCAGATGGTCCTccttcaacatcatcatcatggAGCTTGCGACAGTCTGCAGCCCAAGATGAGTGGCAGAAAGCAAGGCCCTACCACCTGGACTGCTTGTTGTTCTCCAGGGTGGTCAAGGAAAATAAATGCAGTCAGTGCTCATCTCCTGCCATTATTCGTTGCAGAGACTGCATGCCTGAAGAGTGGCTGTGTATGGAGTGTGATATAATTTGCCACAAAAAACTGGTACTCCATAACAGGGAGTCGTGCATTGATGGATTTTACCGGCCCATTCCGCCAACGGTGTGCTGTGTGAAAGAAAATGGCAGATGTACATTAAAAAATCAAG TTCGGCTGTTGCCTACAGTGAGACCTGACCGACTGTGCACCTGTGACCCAACAAACATCACAGAATCTGCTGGAAGAGTAACTATTTTGGTTTGCATAAATG GTCGTTATGACTTGTACTTGCCCAATTTGGCGTGCAGAGTGTGTCTATCACAATGGACACCTGACAGAAGCGACCTCATAAGAAGTGGGTATTGGCCAGCATCTGTAAATTCTGAAACATTGTTTTCAGTGGATGTATTCAGCACATTTGAGGAGATGAAAACCGTTGCTCCGGGTTTGTCAAGACAAGGCTTTTTGCGGTTGTTAGAGCAGAGGACAGAGCAGTTTGGAAGG AGCGGTAAAATACATGGAGATGCATTTCAAAGGAGCTTTGTGGAATACACTTTCTGCCAGTTTTTATGTGAGAAAATGGCAAATGTGGAGCACTTCACCTGCCCAGCATGTACACCCAACATGCTTGCGGTTTCTGCAGACGGCAACAGAAAACTGTACAGGTTTCAACACTCTAAAGG GTCAGAGGAACCATACTTTGAGGGCATCTTCATTGCCAAAGATGTGGACGTATCCTCTTTCGTTGAAGAAATCAGGAGTAAAGCGAAAAGT aCTCCAGGAAAAGGCACTTGTGGTGCTACTCAGTGGTCTGCTGCCAGGGAGACTGCCAGAAGAGCTAGCAAACTTGATGAAGAGGGTCTTGAGGTAGCTGTTTGCAGGCATGGGGTGATATTAAAGGGTCTCAACATGTACAGGGGGGAGATCTTTGCGTATCCCCTATTCCTGCAGAAGGAGCTTCAGGCAGCCACAAACATACATTTCTACTGCACTGACATCTCATGCAAGTACTGGCCCTATCTTCAGAAGATGTCAGTCTCTATGCCTGAACTGAGCCCTCTTCTTCAAATGAGACCATTTCTGTCAGTCATGCACGCCAAGGCCCAGTCAACTAAGTGTGAG ATTGTCTGGAGTGGTAGGAATCAGGAGGGTGCTGGCGCAACTGCAGGGGAAGAGGTGGAAATGGTGAACAGTTTCCTCTCTCGTTGTGCTCTCACAACGAAGTACATGACCAAATCTG CTCGCAATGACATGCTGACTGTACATGCAATTGGGTGGAATAGACGCAAGCATGATGGCCTTCATCTTGCATTGTCCAACAGATATGTCAAG ACCGTCCGAAAGGCTGAGGCTGAGTCCCAGAGGCTGGAGAACTTGAGCCGTGAACTTGGGTGTCCTGAGAACATGGTCCAGCAGTGGGTACATGACGTCAGACAGTGGGCCACTGATG ATTCTATAGATGTCAGACAGGATGACCAACATATCCTTCAGCGGTCGATAGAGCACATATGTATGGGTGTCTATCAAAAAAAAGCAAGCCTTTATAATCAGACAG ACAGCAACAAGATTCGACAAATGCGGCGACGGAAACTGGGGGAAGAGAAAAGGAAACTCTTTGAAGCAATCAAACGATACAATGAGCAGGTGCCAGAGAAGGAGGGCATAAATGAGCAGATGGTGGAGAGCCGACTCTCTATGGTGGGCCATGGCAGTGGGGAGGACAGTCTAATATGGCCATGGGAGGTTCACAGCACTG AATCCACAAACATCCTCACTAAGAAGAAGATTTTCGATGCATACATGTCAAAGATGCGGCTGCAAGAAGAGAAGATCCTAATTCTTAGGGAGACGAGACAGCACTGCACCTACCTCAGAGGGCTGGCTGATGGCATTAGGAAGCTGATTGCAGAAATGTCTGGAGGAAACCGTG GCAGTTTAACTGACGAGGGGCATTGTGGGCTACAGTGTCTTCTACAGGAAAGGCTTGCTGATGTGGAGGAGAAGATTAAAGTCGTTTCCTCAAGATACAGCTTGGCTTTAGGACCTCTATTCCCTGAAGACTGGTCTGAGGAGATACCGGAGATACCGGATGAGAATAAAGGACTTGAATACGAGAGCTCAGAGTACAGTGATTTGGAAGATGTCTAA
- the LOC127951826 gene encoding uncharacterized protein LOC127951826 isoform X2 gives MAEQDIGAAEDAMFHADLLLAQMKEKQDEKSAPPNRESKFQWIERDCEGRPLLKRKSRSGKTRMRSSATVLNPCDPAEEVSMVTEQNMSQHLLDSEMQKLQEILATTVEASDGPPSTSSSWSLRQSAAQDEWQKARPYHLDCLLFSRVVKENKCSQCSSPAIIRCRDCMPEEWLCMECDIICHKKLVLHNRESCIDGFYRPIPPTVCCVKENGRCTLKNQVRLLPTVRPDRLCTCDPTNITESAGRVTILVCINGRYDLYLPNLACRVCLSQWTPDRSDLIRSGYWPASVNSETLFSVDVFSTFEEMKTVAPGLSRQGFLRLLEQRTEQFGRSGKIHGDAFQRSFVEYTFCQFLCEKMANVEHFTCPACTPNMLAVSADGNRKLYRFQHSKGSEEPYFEGIFIAKDVDVSSFVEEIRSKAKSTPGKGTCGATQWSAARETARRASKLDEEGLEVAVCRHGVILKGLNMYRGEIFAYPLFLQKELQAATNIHFYCTDISCKYWPYLQKMSVSMPELSPLLQMRPFLSVMHAKAQSTKCEIVWSGRNQEGAGATAGEEVEMVNSFLSRCALTTKYMTKSDSIDVRQDDQHILQRSIEHICMGVYQKKASLYNQTDSNKIRQMRRRKLGEEKRKLFEAIKRYNEQVPEKEGINEQMVESRLSMVGHGSGEDSLIWPWEVHSTESTNILTKKKIFDAYMSKMRLQEEKILILRETRQHCTYLRGLADGIRKLIAEMSGGNRGSLTDEGHCGLQCLLQERLADVEEKIKVVSSRYSLALGPLFPEDWSEEIPEIPDENKGLEYESSEYSDLEDV, from the exons ATGGCTGAGCAGGACATTGGTGCAGCAGAGGATGCTATGTTCCATGCAGACCTGCTTTTGGCTCAAATGAAA GAAAAACAAGATGAGAAAAGTGCACCCCCTAACCGGGAGAGTAAATTTCAGTGGATTGAGAGAGACTGTGAAGGTCGTCCACTGCTGAAAAGAAAGAGCAGAAGCGGAAAAACGCGTATGCGTTCTTCAGCTACAG TCCTGAATCCTTGTGACCCAGCTGAGGAGGTATCCATGGTGACAGAACAAAACATGTCTCAACACTTACTTG ACAGTGAGATGCAGAAACTGCAGGAGATTCTGGCAACAACTGTTGAAGCTTCAGATGGTCCTccttcaacatcatcatcatggAGCTTGCGACAGTCTGCAGCCCAAGATGAGTGGCAGAAAGCAAGGCCCTACCACCTGGACTGCTTGTTGTTCTCCAGGGTGGTCAAGGAAAATAAATGCAGTCAGTGCTCATCTCCTGCCATTATTCGTTGCAGAGACTGCATGCCTGAAGAGTGGCTGTGTATGGAGTGTGATATAATTTGCCACAAAAAACTGGTACTCCATAACAGGGAGTCGTGCATTGATGGATTTTACCGGCCCATTCCGCCAACGGTGTGCTGTGTGAAAGAAAATGGCAGATGTACATTAAAAAATCAAG TTCGGCTGTTGCCTACAGTGAGACCTGACCGACTGTGCACCTGTGACCCAACAAACATCACAGAATCTGCTGGAAGAGTAACTATTTTGGTTTGCATAAATG GTCGTTATGACTTGTACTTGCCCAATTTGGCGTGCAGAGTGTGTCTATCACAATGGACACCTGACAGAAGCGACCTCATAAGAAGTGGGTATTGGCCAGCATCTGTAAATTCTGAAACATTGTTTTCAGTGGATGTATTCAGCACATTTGAGGAGATGAAAACCGTTGCTCCGGGTTTGTCAAGACAAGGCTTTTTGCGGTTGTTAGAGCAGAGGACAGAGCAGTTTGGAAGG AGCGGTAAAATACATGGAGATGCATTTCAAAGGAGCTTTGTGGAATACACTTTCTGCCAGTTTTTATGTGAGAAAATGGCAAATGTGGAGCACTTCACCTGCCCAGCATGTACACCCAACATGCTTGCGGTTTCTGCAGACGGCAACAGAAAACTGTACAGGTTTCAACACTCTAAAGG GTCAGAGGAACCATACTTTGAGGGCATCTTCATTGCCAAAGATGTGGACGTATCCTCTTTCGTTGAAGAAATCAGGAGTAAAGCGAAAAGT aCTCCAGGAAAAGGCACTTGTGGTGCTACTCAGTGGTCTGCTGCCAGGGAGACTGCCAGAAGAGCTAGCAAACTTGATGAAGAGGGTCTTGAGGTAGCTGTTTGCAGGCATGGGGTGATATTAAAGGGTCTCAACATGTACAGGGGGGAGATCTTTGCGTATCCCCTATTCCTGCAGAAGGAGCTTCAGGCAGCCACAAACATACATTTCTACTGCACTGACATCTCATGCAAGTACTGGCCCTATCTTCAGAAGATGTCAGTCTCTATGCCTGAACTGAGCCCTCTTCTTCAAATGAGACCATTTCTGTCAGTCATGCACGCCAAGGCCCAGTCAACTAAGTGTGAG ATTGTCTGGAGTGGTAGGAATCAGGAGGGTGCTGGCGCAACTGCAGGGGAAGAGGTGGAAATGGTGAACAGTTTCCTCTCTCGTTGTGCTCTCACAACGAAGTACATGACCAAATCTG ATTCTATAGATGTCAGACAGGATGACCAACATATCCTTCAGCGGTCGATAGAGCACATATGTATGGGTGTCTATCAAAAAAAAGCAAGCCTTTATAATCAGACAG ACAGCAACAAGATTCGACAAATGCGGCGACGGAAACTGGGGGAAGAGAAAAGGAAACTCTTTGAAGCAATCAAACGATACAATGAGCAGGTGCCAGAGAAGGAGGGCATAAATGAGCAGATGGTGGAGAGCCGACTCTCTATGGTGGGCCATGGCAGTGGGGAGGACAGTCTAATATGGCCATGGGAGGTTCACAGCACTG AATCCACAAACATCCTCACTAAGAAGAAGATTTTCGATGCATACATGTCAAAGATGCGGCTGCAAGAAGAGAAGATCCTAATTCTTAGGGAGACGAGACAGCACTGCACCTACCTCAGAGGGCTGGCTGATGGCATTAGGAAGCTGATTGCAGAAATGTCTGGAGGAAACCGTG GCAGTTTAACTGACGAGGGGCATTGTGGGCTACAGTGTCTTCTACAGGAAAGGCTTGCTGATGTGGAGGAGAAGATTAAAGTCGTTTCCTCAAGATACAGCTTGGCTTTAGGACCTCTATTCCCTGAAGACTGGTCTGAGGAGATACCGGAGATACCGGATGAGAATAAAGGACTTGAATACGAGAGCTCAGAGTACAGTGATTTGGAAGATGTCTAA
- the LOC127951826 gene encoding uncharacterized protein LOC127951826 isoform X3, with amino-acid sequence MVTEQNMSQHLLDSEMQKLQEILATTVEASDGPPSTSSSWSLRQSAAQDEWQKARPYHLDCLLFSRVVKENKCSQCSSPAIIRCRDCMPEEWLCMECDIICHKKLVLHNRESCIDGFYRPIPPTVCCVKENGRCTLKNQVRLLPTVRPDRLCTCDPTNITESAGRVTILVCINGRYDLYLPNLACRVCLSQWTPDRSDLIRSGYWPASVNSETLFSVDVFSTFEEMKTVAPGLSRQGFLRLLEQRTEQFGRSGKIHGDAFQRSFVEYTFCQFLCEKMANVEHFTCPACTPNMLAVSADGNRKLYRFQHSKGSEEPYFEGIFIAKDVDVSSFVEEIRSKAKSTPGKGTCGATQWSAARETARRASKLDEEGLEVAVCRHGVILKGLNMYRGEIFAYPLFLQKELQAATNIHFYCTDISCKYWPYLQKMSVSMPELSPLLQMRPFLSVMHAKAQSTKCEIVWSGRNQEGAGATAGEEVEMVNSFLSRCALTTKYMTKSARNDMLTVHAIGWNRRKHDGLHLALSNRYVKTVRKAEAESQRLENLSRELGCPENMVQQWVHDVRQWATDDSIDVRQDDQHILQRSIEHICMGVYQKKASLYNQTDSNKIRQMRRRKLGEEKRKLFEAIKRYNEQVPEKEGINEQMVESRLSMVGHGSGEDSLIWPWEVHSTESTNILTKKKIFDAYMSKMRLQEEKILILRETRQHCTYLRGLADGIRKLIAEMSGGNRGSLTDEGHCGLQCLLQERLADVEEKIKVVSSRYSLALGPLFPEDWSEEIPEIPDENKGLEYESSEYSDLEDV; translated from the exons ATGGTGACAGAACAAAACATGTCTCAACACTTACTTG ACAGTGAGATGCAGAAACTGCAGGAGATTCTGGCAACAACTGTTGAAGCTTCAGATGGTCCTccttcaacatcatcatcatggAGCTTGCGACAGTCTGCAGCCCAAGATGAGTGGCAGAAAGCAAGGCCCTACCACCTGGACTGCTTGTTGTTCTCCAGGGTGGTCAAGGAAAATAAATGCAGTCAGTGCTCATCTCCTGCCATTATTCGTTGCAGAGACTGCATGCCTGAAGAGTGGCTGTGTATGGAGTGTGATATAATTTGCCACAAAAAACTGGTACTCCATAACAGGGAGTCGTGCATTGATGGATTTTACCGGCCCATTCCGCCAACGGTGTGCTGTGTGAAAGAAAATGGCAGATGTACATTAAAAAATCAAG TTCGGCTGTTGCCTACAGTGAGACCTGACCGACTGTGCACCTGTGACCCAACAAACATCACAGAATCTGCTGGAAGAGTAACTATTTTGGTTTGCATAAATG GTCGTTATGACTTGTACTTGCCCAATTTGGCGTGCAGAGTGTGTCTATCACAATGGACACCTGACAGAAGCGACCTCATAAGAAGTGGGTATTGGCCAGCATCTGTAAATTCTGAAACATTGTTTTCAGTGGATGTATTCAGCACATTTGAGGAGATGAAAACCGTTGCTCCGGGTTTGTCAAGACAAGGCTTTTTGCGGTTGTTAGAGCAGAGGACAGAGCAGTTTGGAAGG AGCGGTAAAATACATGGAGATGCATTTCAAAGGAGCTTTGTGGAATACACTTTCTGCCAGTTTTTATGTGAGAAAATGGCAAATGTGGAGCACTTCACCTGCCCAGCATGTACACCCAACATGCTTGCGGTTTCTGCAGACGGCAACAGAAAACTGTACAGGTTTCAACACTCTAAAGG GTCAGAGGAACCATACTTTGAGGGCATCTTCATTGCCAAAGATGTGGACGTATCCTCTTTCGTTGAAGAAATCAGGAGTAAAGCGAAAAGT aCTCCAGGAAAAGGCACTTGTGGTGCTACTCAGTGGTCTGCTGCCAGGGAGACTGCCAGAAGAGCTAGCAAACTTGATGAAGAGGGTCTTGAGGTAGCTGTTTGCAGGCATGGGGTGATATTAAAGGGTCTCAACATGTACAGGGGGGAGATCTTTGCGTATCCCCTATTCCTGCAGAAGGAGCTTCAGGCAGCCACAAACATACATTTCTACTGCACTGACATCTCATGCAAGTACTGGCCCTATCTTCAGAAGATGTCAGTCTCTATGCCTGAACTGAGCCCTCTTCTTCAAATGAGACCATTTCTGTCAGTCATGCACGCCAAGGCCCAGTCAACTAAGTGTGAG ATTGTCTGGAGTGGTAGGAATCAGGAGGGTGCTGGCGCAACTGCAGGGGAAGAGGTGGAAATGGTGAACAGTTTCCTCTCTCGTTGTGCTCTCACAACGAAGTACATGACCAAATCTG CTCGCAATGACATGCTGACTGTACATGCAATTGGGTGGAATAGACGCAAGCATGATGGCCTTCATCTTGCATTGTCCAACAGATATGTCAAG ACCGTCCGAAAGGCTGAGGCTGAGTCCCAGAGGCTGGAGAACTTGAGCCGTGAACTTGGGTGTCCTGAGAACATGGTCCAGCAGTGGGTACATGACGTCAGACAGTGGGCCACTGATG ATTCTATAGATGTCAGACAGGATGACCAACATATCCTTCAGCGGTCGATAGAGCACATATGTATGGGTGTCTATCAAAAAAAAGCAAGCCTTTATAATCAGACAG ACAGCAACAAGATTCGACAAATGCGGCGACGGAAACTGGGGGAAGAGAAAAGGAAACTCTTTGAAGCAATCAAACGATACAATGAGCAGGTGCCAGAGAAGGAGGGCATAAATGAGCAGATGGTGGAGAGCCGACTCTCTATGGTGGGCCATGGCAGTGGGGAGGACAGTCTAATATGGCCATGGGAGGTTCACAGCACTG AATCCACAAACATCCTCACTAAGAAGAAGATTTTCGATGCATACATGTCAAAGATGCGGCTGCAAGAAGAGAAGATCCTAATTCTTAGGGAGACGAGACAGCACTGCACCTACCTCAGAGGGCTGGCTGATGGCATTAGGAAGCTGATTGCAGAAATGTCTGGAGGAAACCGTG GCAGTTTAACTGACGAGGGGCATTGTGGGCTACAGTGTCTTCTACAGGAAAGGCTTGCTGATGTGGAGGAGAAGATTAAAGTCGTTTCCTCAAGATACAGCTTGGCTTTAGGACCTCTATTCCCTGAAGACTGGTCTGAGGAGATACCGGAGATACCGGATGAGAATAAAGGACTTGAATACGAGAGCTCAGAGTACAGTGATTTGGAAGATGTCTAA
- the LOC127953745 gene encoding uncharacterized protein LOC127953745 yields the protein MDDASLLLERFQALGSRGVLFISRPGTKSWTCEVLLPRCKVTESASACLKRMEALFEFVVQGWSQSEKVAASAAEIPQPPVDNSLATSSYYGAPALPIPSPSAPNLASPTPPAPTLSIPTLPAPTLSFPTTPAPTLPIPTTPAPTLPIPTTPAPTLPISTTPAPTLPISTTPAPSLSIPTLPVSTLSIPTTPAPTLSIPTPPVSTLSFPTTPASTLPIPTTPAPTLSIPTPPVSTLSIPTTPAPTLSIPTTPASTLPIPTPPAPTLPISTTPASTLPIPTTSASTLPIPTPPAPTLPIPTPPASTLPIPTTPAPTLSIPTTPASTLPIPTPPAPTLSIPTTPAPTLSIPTTPASTLPIPTPPAPTLPIPTPPASTLPIPTTSASTLPIPTPPAHTLPIPTTPASTLPIPTPPAHNLAIPAPGGNKRKKNNDCSHSSQEVFKGDILKERVKEGRKEYLLKWHPCSLCGKKWRSTWVEEDSFLM from the exons ATGGATGACGCTTCTTTGTTG CTGGAAAGGTTTCAGGCCCTTGGCTCCAGGGGTGTGTTATTTATATCCCGCCCTGGAACTAAATCATGGACCTGTGAGGTTCTTCTGCCCAGATGTAAAGTCACTGAATCAGCATCTGCCTGCCTAAAGAGGATGGAGGcgttgtttgaatttgttgtgcAAG GTTGGAGTCAGTCAGAGAAAGTAGCAGCCTCAGCAGCAGAGATCCCACAGCCTCCTGTAGACAACTCACTGGCCACATCAA GTTATTATGGAGCCCCTGCTCTTCCCATTCCTTCCCCTTCAGCTCCTAATCTTGCCAGTCCTACCCCTCCAGCGCCTACCCTTTCCATTCCTACCCTTCCAGCCCCTACTCTTTCCTTTCCTACCACTCCAGCTCctactcttcccattcctaccACTCCAGCTCCTACTCTCCCCATTCCTACCACTCCAGCTCCTACTCTTCCCATTTCTACCACTCCAGCTCCTACTCTTCCCATTTCTACCACTCCAGCCCCTTCTCTTTCCATTCCTACCCTTCCAGTCTCTACTCTTTCCATTCCTACCACTCCAGCTCCTACTCTTTCCATTCCTACCCCTCCAGTCTCTACTCTTTCCTTTCCTACCACTCCAGCTTctactcttcccattcctaccACTCCAGCCCCTACTCTTTCCATTCCTACCCCTCCAGTCTCTACTCTTTCCATTCCTACCACTCCAGCTCCTACTCTTTCCATTCCTACCACTCCAGCTTctactcttcccattcctaccCCTCCAGCTCCTACTCTTCCCATTTCTACCACTCCAGCTTctactcttcccattcctaccacttcagcttctactcttcccattcctacccctccagctcctactcttcccattcctacccctccagcttctactcttcccattcctaccactccagctcctactctttccattcctaccactccagcttctactcttcccattcctacccctccagctcctactctttccattcctaccactccagctcctactctttccattcctaccactccagcttctactcttcccattcctacccctccagctcctactcttcccattcctacccctccagcttctactcttcccattcctaccacttcagcttctactcttcccattcctacccctccagctcatactcttcccattcctaccactccagcttctactcttcccattcctaccCCCCCAGCTCATAATCTTGCCATCCCTGCTCCTGGAGGAAACAAGAGGAAGAAAAATAATG ATTGCTCTCACAGCAGCCAGGAAGTATTCAAGGGAGATATTTTGAAGGAACGAGTTAAAGAG GGAAGGAAGGAATACCTTCTGAAATGGCACCCTTGCAGTTTATG TGGAAAAAAATGGAGAAGCACCTGGGTGGAGGAGGATTCCTTCcttatgtag